The nucleotide sequence GGGCCGCAAGGCACGCTTATTGCCTGATCATGGGCCGGAACTGAAGGCATTGGTGGGGCAGCATCCGGACTTGACCTTGGCCGAAATCAAGGAGCGTCTGGACTTAGGCTATACGGTCGGAGCGATCCATTGGGCTCTGGACAAGCTGGGGCTGACATATAAAAAAAGACGCTCCATGCCTCCGAGCAAAACCGCCCCGATATCGCGCAAGCCCGCCGCCGCTGGAAGCGCAGCCAAGGCGGCCTCGACCCGGCGCGGCTCGTGTTCATCGACGAGTCGGCGGCCAAGACCAACCTGACCCGGTTACGGGGTCGCGCCCCTCGGGCGCCAACGTCTGCTCTGCCATGCTCCGCATGGACACTGGCACACCACCACGATGATCTCCTCGGGCGCCTGGACGGCACCACCGCCTGCATGAGTGTTGAGGGCGCGGCTAACACCGAGGTCTTTCAAGCCTATGTGCTCCAGATCCTCGTCCCCTCCCTGCGTCCCGGAGACATCGTCATCATGGACAACTTGCGCGCCCATAAAAACGAGGACACCCTCAATCTGATCCGGCAGGCCAAGGCCCAAGTCCGCTTCCTGCCGGCTTACTCCCCGGACCTCAATCCCATCGAAATGATGTGGAGTAAGCTCAAGGCAATCCTGCGAAAGATCCAGGCACGAAACTATCCCCATTTACTCGACGCCATCGCTAACGCATTGGCGGACGTATCCACCAACGATGTCCGGGGCTGGTTTACCCATTGCGGATACAGTTTTATTTGAAACGCTCTAGACTGCTCTAAAAAGGAGCCGCCTGACCCAGGCGGCTCCTTTTTACCTTGGAGTGGTCGGTTCGGGATTCACGATTTTAAGGCCACGGCCCCAGCGTTTGAGATCGCTGGGGTTAGGCCCGGGTACTTCGATAAATATCCTTTAAAGAAAATGCCCGAGCAGGATGCTCAAGGAATTCCTTACCCTTCGACGGGGCGAAGCCAGAGTTCGGACAGGCAGGTGCTACGCGCGCGATCTTTGACACGCCGGAACTGGATATCAGCGTCTCCATTGGTGATGAGCCGGGCGGGGATGCGCACAGAGATGCGGTCAATGCCCTTGCCACTGGGAATGACGCGATGGAGGATCTCTCCGTTGACGACAACATCGAATTCGTTGGGGCTATTGATCGCGAAGCTGACTCCGCTGGGATTCGGGTGCATGAGAATTAACTCATAATCCGTATTTTTAAGAAGCCCATCGAACTGAAACTCCAGGCCTTCCTGATGAGAGTGGGAATAGGCATACGTGCGTTGAGAGGGACGTGAGTCGTCGGCCCAACTGCCTGTGCCATAATACAGGTTGCCGGACGCAAAATTGAAGTGCGGCGCGTAATCGAGCGTACCGACGTCTTCGTAGAATTCTCCAGGTCCTGTACGGTCGTAGTTGACCACTTCGGATATCCTGTTGCGAATGTCGCTCGAACTCTCGCCCTCGTAGGCGGCGTGACGAAGCTGGGAAGCCAGCCATTTCACTCCAATGCCGTCGTAGTCTTTGATCTTGAGTAAGGCCGCGCAGCGAATACCGCCGTTGCGGTCGGTGAGATCATCGAGTGCGATGGCTTCGTTGCGCAGAGCGAGCAATTCAGGGGTTTCCTCCAGCGCATTCTCCAGCGATTGGATGAGCGGGATAAGGTCTTTAATCGGGCGGTTGGTTGCAAGCTGGCGGTCAAGTTCTGCGATGGCAGAATCGTAGGCGTTTTGCAGGGCCATTTGACGGCGCAAAATATAGAGGTCGATCACTGCGCGCTGAGCGAGCATGGCGTAGCGCCAGTCGTGTGCGAGAACGTCCTCCGGGATCAGATCGCGGGCCTGAGTGACGAGTTCATAGGAGCGCTCGATACCGGCGGCATTCTCAAGCAACGGTTTTTCGTAGTTGATTTCGCCCTGGAAAACGGCGTCGGCCAGGGTTTCAGCGGCGGCTTCTCCGGTGTAGTAAGAGTAGTATTCCAGGGCGATGCTGCGCGCGTCGAGCTTGGGGTCCCAGGCCAGGCGGAGGAGGAGGTATTTATTGAAATCGTCGTAGTTGCCTTCGCTGTAGCCGAGCAGTCCATCGACGCAGGAGATGTCAGCGGTGACTACCCGGTGGTAGGCCACGGGGCGGGCGTTAAAAGTGCGTCGGGGGTAGATCTCGGAGAGAATCGGATCTATGTATGGGATGCCATTCTCCGCGCGTTTCCAGTGGGAGATGTCGATGAGGGATAGTATTTCCTGGCCCGGGTGGAGGTACGAGCGCAGCGACTTGAGGAAGGCACGCTCGGGGAAAGGACCAGGGGCATTTTCCCACTTGGGATTGAGGATGACGTCGCCGTATGTGTTTTGCTCGCTGCCTCCGGGTGCCATACAGTAACCACCGATCCAACTGGGGTTATCGTTTTTGATTTTGGAGAAGAACCATTCATTATCCGCAATCTGAAAGTCCTGGTTGGCGAAGATGGATTTGGTCTCGGGGTGGTAGATATGGAGACGTTCAGAGAGGTCTTTGACGAGGTCGTAAAAGGTGTGCGACCACGGCGCGCAAGCATCACAATCACACCCGGCGACATCGGAAGGAGACCAGATGATGCGGTCGAGCCGCGGCACCTGCGCGAAGTAATCTTCCTTGCCATCAAGGAGGAATTCGCGGGCTTCCGGAACGGAGACGCAGACGTTGGCGTTATGAAGGCCACCGGCGTCATGTGCACGCCACCCGGGCTGCATGTTTTCCCGGCCAATGCCGTTAATGGAATTGCACACGATAAAGCCGACGTCGAGGTCTTGGGCACGCTCCGAGCGCTCGGTCGAGGACGGAATACTGGAGCCCCAGCCGTTAAGAATCTGGTTCGCACCGAGCATGTATTGGAAATCAAGGTAGTTGAGTCCCTCGGAGAAACTCCACGCGCGGGCCTTGGTTTCGCGGGCAGCGCGCGGATCCATCGGTTGCTTTTCCGCTCCCATTGTGGAGCGTATTTGAACAGAGGGGGCGGTGCAAATTTCTCCGGATTTCAGATAGAGTCCATCGTCATTGAACCGGGTCTGTTGCAGAACCCAGCCAAGCCCATAGAGAATCGAACGGCTGCTGACACCTGCGACGATTGCCAATTGCCCTGCGGTGGGGCTGTCAGCGTCGATGCGGGCGTAAAAGCCCTCGGGGCCAGGATCGGTGGCATCGGGGATGGCGACCTGATGATCCGTGAGCCAGCGAGCAAGCTCGGGATCGGAGTCGGGGCGGCCGACATAGATATACACGAGTCCAGGCGTGCCGGGGGAGGAAATGGAGTCGCTTGTTTTGACACTGACGCGAACCGGCAGGTCGCCGATGCGCAGGCGGAATTGAGTCGCAGCCAATTCGACATGGCGAAGGTCCACCGGATCGAATTCCCTGGGGTGAATGATCTCGATCGCGGTAATCGTGCGGGCGGAAGCCTCCTGTGCGCGGCCCGTCAGTGAAGGTACGAGCAGGAGTATTGTCAGGATAATCCAGTGGATCGGGAATACGTTCGAAAGGGAAGTTGGGCGCATTGTGTGGAT is from Ruficoccus amylovorans and encodes:
- a CDS encoding transposase, with the translated sequence MKTLSLDLRRRLVESYDEGKCTQAEVAQRFRVSLGMVKKLIQQRRRTGLIEARHRFSGRKARLLPDHGPELKALVGQHPDLTLAEIKERLDLGYTVGAIHWALDKLGLTYKKRRSMPPSKTAPISRKPAAAGSAAKAASTRRGSCSSTSRRPRPT
- a CDS encoding IS630 family transposase gives rise to the protein MAQARRRWKRSQGGLDPARLVFIDESAAKTNLTRLRGRAPRAPTSALPCSAWTLAHHHDDLLGRLDGTTACMSVEGAANTEVFQAYVLQILVPSLRPGDIVIMDNLRAHKNEDTLNLIRQAKAQVRFLPAYSPDLNPIEMMWSKLKAILRKIQARNYPHLLDAIANALADVSTNDVRGWFTHCGYSFI